In the genome of Electrophorus electricus isolate fEleEle1 chromosome 21, fEleEle1.pri, whole genome shotgun sequence, the window TTTTGTCCTAAACATCTCACAATGCCTGTAGGAGTGGTGCGTTCAAACAAGCTTTCCATCGGCATCACAGTTTCACAGAGtcaagtctgtctgtcttgcccCTTGAGTGCTTTGTCCTTTCTCCCCATTTGTCTTACACAGATCTCCAAACTCCAAACTTGCAGATGTTTTGCCTCTTTGAcagcaaaactaaaaaaaaaacacacccgTAAGGGTGAATATTCTTTTAtgattttgttgtgttgtttttttgtttttgattgtgaGCCGAGGGACCCCCTTCCCCCCGGGATGACTTTTCTGAGTGCTACTGTTTCTGCTGACGAAAGCTAGGATCCAGCCTTGGCACAGTGCTTGGGAAACACAGGGCTTTGCGGGCTCCTGGTCCCTGGCTTAGCATGAGCTCTGGGTCAGAGTATCGTTTCTCTGCACACGCTGACGAGGCTTCGGGGCCGACGAGGGCGGCGTTGACCCGGGCTCCCGGGCGGGTGGTGCGGAGACGTGGATGGTGAGCTCAGAGCTCCACAGCTGTGCAGGTGCAGATCGTCATGAATGTTCTTTCTGGGACTGCTCACTGCTTGCCTGGTCTGGGACATCACCTGCGCAGAGAGTTTGAAGAGTAGTCTGTAAGGCAGAGGATATCAATCCAGCCTGCTAGTTGGTCCACAATTTCCTTCCATTCGACTTCAATGGCTGATCTGCCTTTCCACTGCATGGTGCATTTCTTGATTACACGTTAGGAAGTGGGACAGAGTAAAAATGCGGAGTGGCTGTGAAGACTGAAGTTAGAACCGGCCATAAACTTGTACCAGTGCATTTCACAGATCCTTGCGTAGTGAAGTTCACACCTGTTAGGTCTGTTCAATTTTGCCTTTGAAAGTGTTTGGGTAATGAGTATACTGAGTACatagcaacaataaaaaaaccaaacaaattcATGTTCTTTTCATGGTCTTAGTTTTTTTGTggtgtactgtacacacacacacacacacacacacacacacacacatatatatatcacatatatatatatcacatatatatatatacacacacacacacacacacacatacatatatatatatatatacacacacacacaaatgtattttacatgtACGTTCTAACCTGCTGTTAACTTCACACTTCCCTGGTCTTTTGTCTCACCTGATCCAGAATACTGGCACTAAAAATGGCCTCCTCCATGTGCTTCTCATCTGATTTGATGACGCACTTGATGCTGTTGACTACCTGCTGCACCTCAGGGGGGAAGGAACAGCTGGAGTGCTCCAGGAATCTGGCCACCAGGATCTTCGTGTCTTTGTAGGTCTTGAGGTCCGCCAGTGAGCGGGGGCGCTCAGAGGAGGCGGGGCGCAGGGGGTAGGCTTTAAAACGGAGGTCCGCCTTCCCACCCTCCTTCTGCTTCTTGGCCCCACGGCTGCTGTGTTTGGTAAACCGGGACACCGTGCTGCTAGAGCGCTCTGCGTAGGCTGGAGCGGGACCCAAAAGGAAGATGCATTGATGAACGCATAACGTTTGGTCTGTTACACACCTTCGTACTACGTGAGTTGCAAATTCCTATGCGATTGCACTTACATCTCAGCCGAGGAATGCTCTAACACAGAGTTACGCTCTACGATGGCATTTTTTCCATGCATCAAATTGAACTCCATACCTTTATTCATACCTTGAATGGAACATTGTACGGTATGAATTGCTTTACTAAGTGCCATGCTAATGCATGGTCAGATTTATGCTACTAGTGAGGGAGCCCCATCCCAGCACTCCGGGCCTCAGCGGTTCTCTCTTTGGCCTGTGTTACACTGGGCATGTACACAGCTCTGCTGCAACAGTGAGTAGGATGCAGCCACTACCGTGATCAGAAGCGGTCTGCGGGAACTCCTCCTGTGCTTGGTTACCCGCAGAGGTACAGGAACAGCTTTCACCTGCACAGAGATGCACTGCTTTGGTGGAGAACTAGAAGTGAAGTTAAGACCTCTGGCTTTAGTCCATGTTTACCTATGATATTCACCCACTTAGGCCAGCCTGTCAGTTAAATGGTGTTGGAAACTCATTTAAATGGCCTTAAATCGTTATTTGGATTCTAAACAGCTCAGCAGTCCTCAAAATGCAGTACCAATCCAACTGTGTTTGACAAAATTAAAGTGGTGTGTATGGTACAGGCTGGTTGGTAGCCAGGctcaccttttttaaaaataatcaagCAGAAGCTATAGACAGCTTTTTCCATTCAACTTTCACTTTTTGTTATCCCTTAAGAGttagaagggtgtgtgtgtgtgcgtgtgcgtgtgtgtgtgtgtgtgtgtgtatatgtggaagCTCACGTACTTCTGTCTATGGAGTTACAGGAGATAGGGTCACTGGTGGAGCGCACGATCCGCGCCAGGGTGCGGTAGCGAGGGGCTCGGATCCCTCGCACTCGCTCGCAGGTCAAGGAGCCACTGTGGGCTGAGGTAGATGAGGGCTGTGGCATtgaggaggaagatgatgaagagGCTGACGGGGACCAGACACTGAAGCAGAGCCGTGGTCCCCGGGCTCGCCCGGGAGGAGACGGCGGGGAGCAGGATGGGAGACTAGAGGTGAACGCCGCCCCTGCTACACGGGGCACAGCTCCGGGGGACGCACAGGTCTGGGCTTCTGTTGGTGGAGCAGTGGGTAGGATGAGCTTCTGATTGGCTTGCTCTCTCCACCATGCAGAGGGCGGGCTGACTGCGGtgctctctcccttctctgggACGGCAGCATTCTCCGGGGACCAGTCGGGTGAGTGGGCCATCGAGTCCCGTGCGACAGAAGCCTCACTTTGGAGGAGTCGGCTGCGTGACGACGTGTGACAGCGGAGCGGCGAGCAGCTGCTGCCTTCCAGGCTGCCACAGCTGTCGGTGGCGGGAGCTCTGCGTAGCGTCCCGTACGGGGAGATGTCGGAGCCCTGCACCTCCAGCGAGCACAAGTCCTCAGAGGAGCAGCTCTGGTCAGGGAGGTCAGCCAGCTCAGACACCATCAGGGAGGCACTGTCCACTGACGCTGTGACATTGAGAGAAAACAGAATTTTGTGTATCTGTAACTCACCTGCTGAAGCTGGTAGAGTAAGGTGTTAGCAATACCAATGTTGTGGGTTTGAGTACCAGGGAACACACCTACTGTAACACTGATAAACAGTTAAGACGCGTCTGCCAaattctttaaatgtaatttgcgTGGGAGAGAAATTTGACTTGATACTGGGGAATAAACATCATATACATGAAATATAACCATTTATATTCCCtatgattatattatatattgtatataaattattgttattattattatttcatcttGTGATTGTAAAACCTTCTTTGTGTGAGCTATATAAAAAGGGATCATCAAAAAGTTGAAGTTTATGAAAGTTTATAAGTTTGTGCTATTTGTTTCAACCTGAAGAAGACACCTTTCCACATTTTTCATAGAGGTTTATCAGAAACTCTTTCTAAAGTaaaacttctctctcactcaaaaTCTCTCAACCTTCACCTCTAATCACTGTTTTTAACATAACTGAATCATCAGCTGTAATCTGCTCTTGTCTGTGATGGTGcaaactaaaatataattgtTAATGACGGAATATAGCACAGTACACAGAAGTCTGGTTCTCTGGGGTACTGTAGCTTCATACATATTAAAGCTGCTTGCAGTAGATATCATAGCCTGTATAATGGCTAATAAAAGGTTGAGGCTCCATTGCAAAGATGAATCTATTACACTTCTTTGCTAGCCTGCCTCCTATATGGGAAGTGGGAGATGCTGATACAACGGAAATAAGAGACTctattttaatttaagataCATTACAGAGGCCAATAACAGTGTATGTTCTGCTAGAATACCTGATATACTGTGGCTTTACAGTATAGTAGGCCTGGGCATGGGTAATAATCTATAAATAATagtattcattattttttatttggtaCTCAGTAAAGTACAGCTCAAGGATCAGGCCAACAGATGTTACAACAAGAAGATCTGTTACTGCTGCTAGTCAACTGAGATCCAGTCCAACTCACAGCAACAGAGCTGGTTTGGTCACTTCTGCCTGCGGTTTTAACTTATCCTATGCCACATCATATGAACCTCTATAGGAAATGCACTATAAAGCCTGAATGCACATCAGTGTTCTAGAAACTGTTTGTGAGCAGTGCTGATATGACATGTGCTCTGTAAGCAGTCCTGCAGTTTCTCTGTGATTCCTCCTCACCCTGATTGCTGAAGTTTGTGGCTGTGTTCCTCTCACACACGCTGGACTCTGTAGCCTGTTGCTCCAAACTGGTGGTGACCTGCAGCAAAGTGAAAAAGCAAAATCTTCACACATTTCTACCAGCTGCAGTGGTCTAACGTGATAAAGTGTATTTGCATGCACTCGGTTTGTGCCAAGCTGTCATCGTAAACCCGGGTAAGTACAGGGAACGATAAACAATGCTGATTTTGTTATTTCTCCTCCCAGGCTTCCTACTGCGGACTTCTGGAATAGATGTCAATTGAAAAAGGTGCTTCTCCTGCTGTTAAGAGGGATTAGGAACAGCcgcaggaggaggagaacacTAAAGGAGAACATCTGCCAACGAAGAGTCTGAGGGACCCTGACATCTGGCAAGCCGGCAGGGTCTCGGAGTGGCACTGGCAGCAACTAAACAGCAGGGGGCAATGTTGTGCTCCGAACACCAGCGTGCTGTGTATTGACGTGCATTTGCTGTGTTTTCGAGTTTGTTAAGttgcattttaaatagtttaactTGTTTGAAGACCCTGTAAGGAATCCCAATTAGGGATTACAGTAATGTACACGGAGACCAGAAAAGTATACTAAATGACAGCACAGTTTAAACAGCAAGGATGGCTCATGAAGTGTGACAAATGTAGTAATCTGGCTATCATTCTGTATCCTGCAGCCAAGTTAGTTCTTGTTAATGAACTAATAAGCTCTGAGAAATCAGCAAGAATGCCCTCTTTAGTTAAACTGCCTTTGCATAAGCCTACAAATCAATACTCGTGTCTGGATTCTCTCAGTGATTACAGGTAGAACAGGAACAGGTAAGAAAGTGATTTACtctttttgccattttgctGGTCCGTCAATAGATTCTAAATAAACCAGGGCCTCTTTTAGCTTTTCTTCTCAAATTTCTCTCAGTAGCCATAATAAAACCTTCAAACGAGTGTTTAATCACTGCCTCGGCAATGGGCCTGGAGTGGCGAGAACAGCCCCTTTGTAACTCTTCTCACGGCACCCAGCACGCTTGTTGCTTTTTATTATTGAGGTAGCTAGGGGGAAATCTGACAGGATTCATTGTCAAGAAGTGGACAAATGGACCAAAGCTTTCACTACTTTCTTCTCCTTTCCTTTAGCAGAATGGAATTCCTCCTCATCGAGGATCTACGGTGCTGTTCCAGTGAAAATTATAACCCATCACAAAAGGCACTTGGActaatccccccaccccacaccgtCAAGTGCTCAACAAGAGCTCTTGAACAGTGCAGCCTCACGTAGACAAATGGGAGTAATTGAAAAAGAGTAACAATCTGAGAGGACAGCATACGCACACCGTACCTGCCTCATAAAAGCGTATTAGCCACGGAGGGAGAGCTGCCTGTATGAACAATTACCAGCACCAGCAGTGATGGATCGCCAATTTAGGGCTTCGTGTCCACAGACCTCACTGAAATGAAAGTGTTATCATACTTTTTATGTGCCATTACAGGTGACGTGAACTTGGCGCTCTCTAAGATCAGGCCTGCAGAGGTCAGCACTGAATGGGGTCAACTGGAGAGGGAAATCTCCCAGTGTCTTTAATGGGTGTCATTTATCATGCACTgtagtctgtctctctctctgcctcacacatatgtacacacatacagtgataATTGAATCTCCTTCACACTCTGGTGAACCAAGACCGACATGACTCCCAACTGCAAGTCTCCAAAGATGAGCTGCCTTGTATACGGACTTCTTGCTGTTTTGGCTAAGTTTAGGAGTTTGAGACTGACATGAACAGTATGCATTGCCTCTCCTATTCTTTTTCCTTTGCTTAAATGAAAAGACAACCACATTTCCGAGCTTTAGCTCAGAGATCAGAGATCTACACTCAGAGATCTACAGCCAGTCCTGTTCCATTTTTGTCCTGCTCCATTTTCGTCCTGTCCACGTTTGTCCTCGCACACCACAGCCAGGTAAATCAATTTTCTGCAGTCCTTGGTTGGCTGACTCAGGTGTACTGGGAGCTAGTGAGAATGAACCGATGAGCTGGCTGTGGGGCCCAGTGAGTGGAGTAACAAAACCCGTAAAGCCTGACAACCTTCAGGTTAGATTTCCTCATTTGTGAGGAGCACTGATTCCATTTGGCTGCTGCAGTGAGTCCAGGTGATACAGGTGAGAGAGAAATTAGAGCTGGACATGGAATGGACCTAACAAATGAATGAAGGTGCTTCTTACCTGGCTGGCCGGGGTCTGACCTACCACTGACTCGTATGGGGGCGGGAGCTCTGATGGGTACACCGTGCCTGGGCTGTTGATGGGCACACCATATATGGCGCTGAAGGGGGAATGCGGGAAGTCTAGATGCAGGCTTCTGATGATGGAGGGAAAAGGCGGTTATATTAACCTCTGGCATCCCACCCACCAAGTGAATTTAAAGAGACAGTCACTCAGCATTCAAGACCACATTTatgtgtttttctctgctctaacacacctgatgcACTTTGTGTATGGCTCAATAATTAGCTAATGATCCAATAAGATTAGAAACAATAATGTGCAAAGCAGGGGGTCACAAGGGTTAGGACTAGGAGCTACTGACTTACACTGTTATGGAAGTAAGAGCATGTTTGTCTCaatttatatttgtaaataatttgtTTGCTTCTCTGATCTGGCTACACTCACCAAGGCaaattctttgtatgtgtgacATATTTGGCAAAATAAAGTGACTCTCATTCTATTGGCACACAGTAGGTCTTCCAATATAATCAACAAGAGTCATATGTATAACAACCTAGAATATACAAAACACAACTATAATTCATAACTTACAGTACACATATACTCTGaaaatcaaaactgaaaatgcacattGTGCACCTTTATCCAGATtcttcacaaaaaaaattacacgTATTATTAAAcactcctctcatctcctctcctcttccttcttCTGCTTGTTTCCTTCAGTCTCCTGGAGCAAGCGTTATGATGTCATGCCAAACAGGTGATTTGTAGCCTCTTGCATTCCTGTGTGCACTGCGCATTAAGGCTCCTTTGCTAAGCAAACACTGCCCTGGTGCAGGAGTGTCTCATCTGCAGCGTTTCACCAGCAGACATGCTGTGAGGGTCTCACTCTGGCTGAGTCCATGGAGGATTTACTCGGGTACATTGTGCACAGTCATTCCTGAATCACACACCTCTCCATGGATGCATGCTTTCGCACATtctagaagtgtgtgtgtgtgtgtgtgtgtgtgcatgcatgtgtatatgtgcatatgtgtaagtgcgtgtttgtgtgcatgcatgtgttagcacgtgtgtttgtgtgtgcgtgtgtgtgcatgtgtgtgcgtatttgtgtgtgtgtgtgtgtgtgcatgcatgtgttagctcgtgtgtttgtgtgtgcgtgtgtgtgtgtgtgcatgtgtgtgtacatgtatgtgtgcatgcatgtgtatgtgcgcatgtgtgtaaatgtgcttgtgtgtgtgcatgcatgtgttaccacgtgtgtgtgtgtgctctaccTCTGGCCCTCCAGCACAGGGGTGCAGGTGTACTCTGGGGGGTAGTAGGGTGGTGGGGGGATTGGGGGGATGAACTCGTCAAAATCCAGGGTCTGGTGCAGGATGGTCCCATGAGGGCTCATGCAGTCAGCACTCAGTGCTCGTGCTCGGTGTGGCATGAACTGGAACCCACACAGACCGGCCTCAGTCAAAAAACATTCCTTAtggaaataattaaatgtttagatAACATGTAGGACAATGGACAAATGTCACACCTACCTAAGCACAAACTGTTTAATTAATCAATCCCATAACCCACACAATggtgccaattttttttttctgtatgtatataaaatatttagatatttaactGTCAAGAACATATTTTGTGATtcccaaaataaatgtaaataaatacttacatacatacataaatccATAAATCCATAAACCATTACCGTATTCTACCTCATTATCTCATCATACAGGCCTACTTACCCAGGGCTGTTGTTATTAACGtgattatttttctttcctgtatATCACTTTGAATAACAAATTATACTTATTGCACCTTTAACTGTTAACCTTTAACTACGTTAAAAGAAATATTGCCTTATGGcaatcctacacacacacacacacacacacacacacacacacacacacacatggtttgTCAATCACAAGGATGTTGATTCATAAGTGGACTGGTAAACTCTCAGTTTGTTAGAAATGAAGAAACTGTAAATGCTTTATCAATACATTTAGGGGCTATTACAGATTGCTTGATTTCCACATTCTCAGTAGTAACTAAACTGGCACTTGACTTAAGTACAGGTGTAAATATGAGTGTTGTGTCTGGCGTCAGGCTTTGGGCTTTGGGGGATAAGCCACATTGTCTTTGTGCAGGGGGTGGGGTCTCTGCTGGTGGGGGGAGGGATTTCTTGCCTTGCCACCCTGCGCCCAGAGATGAAACTAATCCCTCTCGCTCCAGTGATCCATGTAGCCACAGCCATACTAATATCACCAAGGCTGATCGcttatactacacacacacacacacacacacacacacacacacacacacacacacacacacacacacacacacacacgcgcgcatgcatgaACACtcaaacgcacatgcacaagcacacatatgcatgcacagacaagcacatatgtgcacacacacacacacacacacacacgtgcatgcatgaACACtcaaacgcacatgcacaagcacacatatgcatgcacagacaagcacatatgtgcacacacacacaagtgccacacagaggcatgcatgcacatatacatacactgaccgttttgtttttatacagtttttttctttaacagttTTTCACAACTGCTTacatactaaaataaaaataactcacAGTTAGTGAAACCTGACACTTAAGAAGAAAAAACTCAGCTCAGAACTGCACAACTATAAGCACATTCTCAGCCTAACAGTGTTTTGCAAACTACTAAACACACttctcagacacagacacagaattcTAACATGATGTCCCTTCTTTGCCAATGCACCACCTTCAAAAACCCCACACCTGTGAACCAAGTGATCAAACATGACTACCAGATGTGCAGATTCTTAGGTGATTTGTAAACTGACTAATCAGGCGTAAGCACCACACAGTACGTTGAGGTAAGTACTGTAATGTACACTTGTGTAATGTACATATGTAGAGTTACAGTAGGCCTGTATTGAACTACGCAATACTGTCCTTCCTTCAGAGGGATTAGGAAATGGCTGCAGATGCCGTCCTGCATGTATTCATCTTCATAGATGAGTCTGGGTTTAACCTAACAAACCATCAATAGACACAGAGGGCTATTCTGAATGAGCCGGGCCAACCAGGTGCTAACATCACAATGTGCACTGTGATCACATAGAATGGGGTCTTCTACCGGCATGCCAACCTAAGTCCTTACAACAtgacccacatacacacatttttagacagactacacaccatcgtCACAGCAGAAGACCAAATGGATGTAAAGTAGATGAGATATATTGTCATCTGGGATGACGTATCTTTGCACTGATCTGCTCTAGTGCagactgtgtgtagtgtgtgtagtgtttggaCAAAATGAGCCCTGTTCTCAAAATTGTGCTTAAGTAATCGTAAAAACCTGTACTATACTTGTAGGGATTTTCCATTGACATAATGATTACTGTAGTTAATTAACACTACATctacacctaaccctaaccctaacctttacctTAGCAACCAAAAGTCAATTGTTTGGCTCTTGTATTTTTTCAAATATCAATACCAATTTTTATAAAACACCAATCGTTGTAAAATAACACTTGTACCCATGAGGTTCAcaagattaaaaatgattttcttaTCCTTGTGGGGACATTTGGTCCTCATGGGgctatataaatgcacacacacacacacacacacacacacacacacacagattatttGACAAGCACTACTGGCTCAGACCCTACCAAAGTTCTCCAGCTGGGTCTCACATTTTAAACCCACAAAGCCCACTcaaacacaatattaaaacttTATGTTCCCAAGTTTATTTCCTCACAGACAAGAAGGGCCCACAAATAAGGCCTCAGGAGGTATTAAATGTACAAGTGCTGACAGATCCCTTGCCCTCAACTGCTGCTATTTCAGGCATCTTGTCCTGAAGCATCAAGGTTTTTAACTCCTTAAACCTACATGAAACCCTGCCTTGAAAAGATCCGGTGGACACTACTGAATTCAGAGTGCCTCTCTCATGGAGAGGTCGAGTGAATGACACACTTTCCACAGAGACGATTACACAACTAAAGGCTGTATGACCAAATCTTTACTTCTGTGCTGTTGTAAATGTTCAAATGTGCTGTGCCATATGGGAGATTATAGTGGAAGTGTAGATTACTGGATTTGATGATTCGCTCTAGACTTTTGCAGGCCAGTCATGATCTACACAATCATGGCTGACATGTTTAACCCTTCTTAACTGCCCTCATCTTCTGATATAATGGGAAAGTCTTAAGTGCAGGATTATGATGCGTGCATGCAGACAACATGCATACCCTACtccccctccaacacacacccacctacccacacacgcacacacacacacacacacacacacacacacacacacacacgcacacttaccATCTGCAGGATATCATTGGAGACCATCTGCATGCAGCACATGGCTGTAGCAAGTGCACACACTATGGTGGAGATGACattcaaagcacacacactaaataacagctcctggagagagagagagagagagggagagagagagagagagagagagagagagagagagagagagagagagagagtgagagagagagagagagagagagagagagagagagagttaaacaacacaacaatatttttttataggACAACCAGTCTGAATTGCAATTACAATGCAtggttattgttttgttattgaaGATGTCAGATGGCAAAAATGATCTGAAGTGttcacagagagaggagagagaaagagctagagagatatatagtgagagagtgagaagaggagagtgagtgaacgcgagaatgagagaaaaagagaaaaaagatagagaaatagatagataggtagaggtggagagagtgagaaagagcaaacaagtgaaagagagagtcagTTCTCTCTGTCAGTTGACACTGAGTCTAACTAACCTACTGATCCCTAACACACAGCAGACTCAGTCCAGCAATAATGACCATAGTGCACTCTGAGTTTATTAAACTAGTAAACAAAGCATAGATAACGGGAAAACTAGGATAAAGACACAAAAACTAAAATCTAAATTACAGAATTAGCAGAATATCTCTACACTGTCAGAGATCCACAGCAGAAACAGATCCTCACCAAGCACAGGCTCAGTGACAACAACCTGCCACAGAAACAGGCAGATACAAACAATCCTGGTTACCCAGACAGAGAAGActttgtggtcactgtgagagcggtGAGGTCGAGATGGAGCAGTATTTTATCCTCCATTGTGAAAAATTCACACAGATTCGCCAAAATTTCATAGCAAAATtgacagagaaacagtgagagccGCACTTTGCGCTAATACACCCACCACACTTCTCactatatattaataataataatctttgttCTATTACTATATTTACTGGCTTTATTACTGTTGTCTTAGTTTATCATAATGTATTGTCACTTcttgtttatttgattatgtCATTACTTTTATTACTGTTCTGCTACTTATGACAATCGTCATGTTCAGTTccacattatttgctttgggaATAAAGCTCccttgaattgaattgaactgagagagagaacgagagtgagagagagaaaaatgaagatAGAGAGATATAGGTAGGTAGAAACAGACATAAAGAGAGAAattattgatttgattttcaaACCACACGTATCCTTTCGTATATATCTGCCTCATTcgacaaaccaaaacaaagaaaatatgtgATGAAATGGGCAAAAATGGTCACAAATAAATCACCAAAAGATCATCCAGTATgcacaacacttttttttttaacttttctgATGCCCCATACATGAGTGAACACACATAGCTGTCCCACAAGCTTCTAGTCCCCATCAACATGACCGTTGGATTTATCGAGACATTCTCCGAAACCTGTTTTTCCAAGAAAAAGGAGCTATTGCCATGTAATAAATTCAACAGAACCAGGATATCGCTGTGTTTTTTactcaaaaaaataaacagtgggAAAGACCGTCTTCTAGAAGCTGAATCCACTGTAAGCAATGTGAACAGGTAACCATGTtcacagaacaaacaaatgaaccaaAACTTCAGAACAAAAATGGCACCTTCCACCCCAACACCAGGGTCTGTCTGTAGCTACCACCCCTTTAGTGGAAGAACCAGCAACAAAAGCAACCAGAGCATCTAGTTGAGGGAAAGCCAGCTAGGAGGTAAATGTCTGACACGTTCACGCAGCTGACAGATGGCTTTCCTCCCATCCACCTCAAGCCGCATCAACTTGATTCCAGTTTTTTCCAGGTTTCCAGGTGCATATATAAGGTGGCCTAACTTTAAGCCCCCTGCATGTAACACATGGTAGTGCAGGCTAGCTGAAGATGTATGCcttgatggggggggggtaacctgtaagttttttttttaaatgctaattacagttattttcatattaattatTACTAAAATATAGTAGAGTTCTTAATTCTTAATTCATTCAGTCAGTGAGTTGAATTAAATTGACtcgaagagggagaaagacagaaaaagaagcaaaaagagtgatttctctttcttttcctcttcctcgttggaagagagaaagagtgcatgagcaagaaagagagagagagggagagagagagagagtgagagagcgaaaAGGAGTGACACAATGAAAAGGAGAAGGAAGTGCTAAAATGCTGTCACCAATCTGCGACCACAGAGTCATCGTTTGTCTACAGACAGGACATG includes:
- the fam189a1 gene encoding protein FAM189A1 isoform X2, with the translated sequence MVNKLLQIKSDSDGVCVCCKHQSPSCNNPGEMLKLNPLRDCNTIRLRLKELLFSVCALNVISTIVCALATAMCCMQMVSNDILQMFMPHRARALSADCMSPHGTILHQTLDFDEFIPPIPPPPYYPPEYTCTPVLEGQRSLHLDFPHSPFSAIYGVPINSPGTVYPSELPPPYESVVGQTPASQVTTSLEQQATESSVCERNTATNFSNQASVDSASLMVSELADLPDQSCSSEDLCSLEVQGSDISPYGTLRRAPATDSCGSLEGSSCSPLRCHTSSRSRLLQSEASVARDSMAHSPDWSPENAAVPEKGESTAVSPPSAWWREQANQKLILPTAPPTEAQTCASPGAVPRVAGAAFTSSLPSCSPPSPPGRARGPRLCFSVWSPSASSSSSSSMPQPSSTSAHSGSLTCERVRGIRAPRYRTLARIVRSTSDPISCNSIDRSESCSCTSAGNQAQEEFPQTASDHAYAERSSSTVSRFTKHSSRGAKKQKEGGKADLRFKAYPLRPASSERPRSLADLKTYKDTKILVARFLEHSSCSFPPEVQQVVNSIKCVIKSDEKHMEEAIFSASILDQVMSQTRQAVSSPRKNIHDDLHLHSCGALSSPSTSPHHPPGSPGQRRPRRPRSLVSVCRETIL
- the fam189a1 gene encoding protein FAM189A1 isoform X1 — translated: MPVSAMPRGRSLSPVSLSHSLSRLREFRTRTRIMLSLGVSQMVLGSLILAVSFAALALTTSPKVRHSCPFWAGFSVLLSGLIGVVSWKRPLSLVITFFMLLSAVCVMLNLAGAILSCHNAQLVNSQEDCQLIKSDSDGVCVCCKHQSPSCNNPGEMLKLNPLRDCNTIRLRLKELLFSVCALNVISTIVCALATAMCCMQMVSNDILQMFMPHRARALSADCMSPHGTILHQTLDFDEFIPPIPPPPYYPPEYTCTPVLEGQRSLHLDFPHSPFSAIYGVPINSPGTVYPSELPPPYESVVGQTPASQVTTSLEQQATESSVCERNTATNFSNQASVDSASLMVSELADLPDQSCSSEDLCSLEVQGSDISPYGTLRRAPATDSCGSLEGSSCSPLRCHTSSRSRLLQSEASVARDSMAHSPDWSPENAAVPEKGESTAVSPPSAWWREQANQKLILPTAPPTEAQTCASPGAVPRVAGAAFTSSLPSCSPPSPPGRARGPRLCFSVWSPSASSSSSSSMPQPSSTSAHSGSLTCERVRGIRAPRYRTLARIVRSTSDPISCNSIDRSESCSCTSAGNQAQEEFPQTASDHAYAERSSSTVSRFTKHSSRGAKKQKEGGKADLRFKAYPLRPASSERPRSLADLKTYKDTKILVARFLEHSSCSFPPEVQQVVNSIKCVIKSDEKHMEEAIFSASILDQVMSQTRQAVSSPRKNIHDDLHLHSCGALSSPSTSPHHPPGSPGQRRPRRPRSLVSVCRETIL